The proteins below are encoded in one region of Pseudomonadota bacterium:
- a CDS encoding methyltransferase domain-containing protein gives MTKEKSDPGKWFEAFQNNTNQKQLTKQLLAGFLSKAFPGKKDLKLLDIGCASASLTSDVIKDLGNTNIFYIGIDGEEEALSEARLNLVSSKVTNPTLIKGDCFSKGIQKDLPEIDVMLASHVGYYAKDVAEFTGDYMDKLSPKGVAVFIHDAPESDINQLRTDFAANIKLNTASVMEENLRDNYDMRALSYKTLLQFPENMNQLWEPLETRDASHIPNFEVAKHLLEFVVQQPLEKLKKEGELPKYLDNVKEKLGNQNNCLIIRSRLQVAVRKDHETGFEGQLGEAFESLKENAQGLEKITTTPQESKIMKVA, from the coding sequence GTGACTAAAGAAAAATCCGATCCCGGCAAATGGTTTGAAGCTTTTCAAAACAACACCAACCAAAAACAATTAACAAAGCAATTATTGGCCGGCTTTCTTAGTAAAGCATTTCCAGGCAAAAAAGACTTGAAGCTTTTGGATATAGGTTGTGCTAGTGCATCGCTAACATCAGATGTTATTAAAGATTTAGGTAATACCAATATATTCTATATTGGTATTGACGGCGAAGAGGAAGCTCTATCCGAGGCTAGGTTGAATTTAGTATCAAGTAAAGTTACAAATCCAACTCTTATTAAAGGTGACTGTTTTTCAAAGGGCATACAAAAAGATTTACCCGAAATTGACGTGATGCTTGCATCTCATGTAGGGTACTACGCGAAAGACGTTGCAGAATTTACGGGTGACTATATGGATAAATTATCACCGAAAGGTGTAGCTGTCTTTATTCATGATGCACCTGAGTCCGACATAAACCAGCTGCGTACCGATTTTGCAGCCAATATAAAACTCAATACAGCATCAGTTATGGAAGAGAATTTGAGAGATAATTATGACATGCGTGCTTTATCATATAAAACATTATTACAATTTCCTGAGAATATGAATCAATTATGGGAACCACTAGAGACCCGAGATGCATCCCATATTCCGAATTTTGAAGTGGCAAAACATTTGCTGGAGTTTGTAGTTCAACAGCCTCTTGAAAAATTGAAGAAAGAAGGAGAGCTGCCCAAATATCTAGATAATGTTAAGGAAAAATTAGGTAATCAAAATAATTGTCTCATTATACGCAGTCGTTTGCAGGTTGCCGTAAGAAAAGATCATGAAACCGGGTTTGAAGGACAATTGGGGGAAGCCTTTGAGTCTTTGAAAGAAAACGCTCAGGGTTTAGAAAAAATAACTACAACACCGCAAGAAAGCAAGATAATGAAAGTAGCATAA
- a CDS encoding mechanosensitive ion channel yields the protein MFAEFLNQEKLIEYITLYGVKFLLAIVILVVGLMVIKYVTKATVAVMKKVKMDDVLVSFFSKIVKALLMAFVIIASVGQLGVDTTSLAAMIAAAGLAIGLALQGSLSNFAAGVMIIATRPFKIGDYVEVSGVGGAITDLSIYNTILVTPDNKVITIPNSKITSENIINFSARDTRRVDMVFGISYSDDIKKAKKVINKVIKDDSRILAEPEPLVAVSALADSSVNFNVRPWVKKEDYWNVYFDMHENIKIAFDKEGITIPFPQRELHVHNLKK from the coding sequence ATGTTCGCCGAGTTCTTAAATCAAGAAAAATTGATAGAATATATCACACTATACGGTGTTAAGTTCTTATTAGCAATCGTAATACTTGTTGTAGGTTTAATGGTAATTAAGTATGTTACCAAGGCAACCGTAGCCGTTATGAAGAAAGTAAAAATGGATGATGTTTTGGTATCTTTCTTCAGTAAGATAGTCAAAGCATTATTGATGGCTTTTGTTATAATAGCATCGGTCGGGCAGTTGGGAGTGGATACTACTTCCCTTGCGGCAATGATAGCTGCTGCCGGTTTGGCGATAGGTCTTGCATTGCAAGGTTCGTTATCGAATTTTGCCGCAGGTGTTATGATAATCGCTACAAGACCGTTCAAGATAGGTGATTATGTAGAGGTTTCAGGTGTAGGAGGGGCGATAACCGATCTTAGTATTTATAATACTATTTTGGTTACGCCGGATAATAAGGTAATTACAATTCCAAATAGTAAAATAACTTCGGAGAATATAATTAATTTTTCGGCTAGGGATACCAGAAGGGTTGATATGGTATTCGGTATCAGTTATTCGGACGATATTAAAAAAGCCAAAAAAGTAATAAATAAGGTTATAAAAGATGACTCAAGGATACTTGCCGAGCCAGAACCTTTAGTTGCCGTATCGGCATTAGCAGATAGCAGTGTCAATTTCAATGTTCGCCCTTGGGTGAAAAAAGAGGACTACTGGAACGTATACTTCGATATGCACGAAAACATCAAAATAGCATTCGATAAAGAAGGAATAACAATACCTTTCCCTCAAAGAGAACTGCATGTTCATAACCTTAAAAAATAA
- a CDS encoding class I SAM-dependent methyltransferase, with the protein MQAKNYKQEEQKIGNESYDERFATFLKNTNQKTLTAKILESLFTETSKNTDIAKDGSLSVMDVGCGEGTLAKQLIPKLQKAFKDTSISYTGLDYNDNFVKKFVEELKEFPGVNISAKKADAFNNEPLEAEKADIIVASHMIYHSYNTSDKEESNKKAGNFVGKIMNKLNNNGIGIMIHEAGSSDMRQIGTNYGSPLMPNATDTIAGICKDSNTRLATIPFEARLNFPTLTAKQWDDLKTVPGMQKAKYNSDMKEAVNLLGFIVQRDLSDLENEKKLPDFVNSVQDKIKDNGGSLVIRSEIQILLSKGISKDFEKAIEECSSCLNEESTFAAKSSKSTGHIL; encoded by the coding sequence ATGCAAGCAAAAAACTATAAACAAGAAGAACAAAAAATTGGCAATGAATCTTACGATGAAAGATTCGCAACCTTCTTAAAAAATACAAACCAGAAAACTTTAACTGCCAAGATTTTGGAGAGCTTATTTACTGAAACTTCTAAAAACACAGATATTGCAAAAGATGGATCTTTATCCGTAATGGATGTTGGCTGTGGTGAAGGCACATTAGCAAAACAATTAATACCTAAACTACAAAAAGCATTTAAAGATACTTCTATCAGTTATACAGGCTTGGACTATAATGATAATTTTGTAAAAAAGTTCGTAGAAGAATTGAAGGAGTTTCCTGGTGTTAACATAAGTGCCAAGAAAGCTGACGCTTTTAATAATGAGCCACTTGAAGCAGAGAAGGCAGATATTATTGTCGCATCACATATGATTTACCATAGCTATAATACATCCGATAAAGAAGAGTCTAACAAAAAGGCTGGCAATTTTGTTGGCAAGATCATGAACAAGCTCAATAATAACGGTATAGGGATCATGATACATGAGGCTGGAAGTTCAGATATGCGTCAAATTGGTACCAATTATGGTTCACCCCTTATGCCAAATGCTACAGATACCATCGCCGGAATATGCAAAGATAGCAACACTAGACTTGCAACCATTCCATTCGAAGCAAGATTAAATTTTCCAACTCTTACAGCGAAGCAATGGGATGACTTAAAAACTGTTCCTGGCATGCAAAAGGCTAAATATAACAGTGATATGAAAGAAGCTGTGAATCTCTTGGGCTTTATAGTACAACGTGATTTGTCTGATTTGGAAAATGAAAAAAAACTACCTGATTTTGTAAATAGCGTGCAAGATAAAATAAAGGATAATGGAGGTTCTCTTGTGATTCGCTCGGAAATACAAATTCTATTATCTAAGGGTATAAGTAAAGACTTTGAGAAAGCGATTGAGGAATGCTCAAGCTGCTTAAATGAAGAATCTACTTTCGCTGCTAAATCAAGTAAGTCTACTGGACATATTTTATAG
- a CDS encoding IS3 family transposase → MKEFQGVFPVSEMCKILHVARSRYYAWCKNPLSKRAYYNALLTQKIKAIFVEGRENYGTRSIQSRLQQRGIKISRKRIARLMQLSGLQCKIKHKFKVTTDSNHTRYIAPNLLQRQFYADAANRVWAGDITYIPTKNGFLYLATVMDLYSRKIVGWSMNTSLKSSLVNDALTMAIWSRKPGKGLIWHSDRGSQYCAKSHRAILQDHKIIQSMSRKGDCWDNATSESFFSTLKREIPQMNNFANQKQAKAAIFEYIEGFYNRIRAHSTIGYSSPAEFEEDARIIKKAVR, encoded by the coding sequence ATAAAGGAATTTCAAGGAGTCTTTCCAGTATCGGAAATGTGTAAAATCCTGCATGTTGCACGCAGCCGATATTATGCTTGGTGCAAGAATCCGTTGTCAAAACGGGCCTATTACAACGCACTTTTAACACAGAAAATCAAAGCCATATTTGTCGAAGGTCGTGAAAATTATGGCACAAGAAGTATTCAAAGCAGGTTGCAACAGCGTGGCATTAAAATCAGTCGCAAACGCATCGCCCGACTGATGCAACTATCTGGTTTACAATGCAAAATAAAGCATAAATTCAAGGTTACAACCGACTCTAATCACACGCGATATATTGCACCCAATTTGCTACAACGCCAGTTTTATGCGGACGCAGCAAATCGTGTTTGGGCAGGCGATATCACCTATATCCCAACTAAAAATGGCTTTCTTTATCTGGCTACGGTGATGGATTTATATTCACGCAAAATAGTCGGATGGTCAATGAATACAAGCCTGAAGAGCTCTTTGGTGAATGACGCACTGACAATGGCTATTTGGAGCAGAAAACCCGGCAAAGGTCTAATCTGGCATAGCGATAGGGGCAGTCAATATTGTGCCAAATCACACCGAGCTATTCTGCAAGACCATAAAATTATTCAAAGCATGAGTCGCAAAGGTGATTGTTGGGATAATGCGACATCCGAGAGCTTCTTCAGCACCTTAAAACGGGAGATACCACAAATGAATAATTTTGCCAATCAAAAACAGGCAAAGGCTGCTATTTTTGAATATATCGAGGGGTTTTACAATAGAATCAGAGCTCACTCAACCATCGGATACAGCTCTCCTGCTGAGTTTGAAGAGGATGCAAGGATTATTAAAAAGGCTGTTCGCTAA
- a CDS encoding transporter substrate-binding domain-containing protein translates to MIKRIFLVFLIQFLFISISSRVEAKEIKVAVGFAVAPYIIADTQSGIELDIIREALEYKGYSMKTIHVPFIEIDRAIIDKGADAIATVEEKIGIDGHFSDHVITYTNYAISLASKNLTINSIDDLIDKKVTSFQLSTKYLGHKFAEMAEANPRFREKEKHTLSIKVLFNEQSDVAIMDKNIFLYYSKDVKDEADTTKPVIYHDIFPANEYKVVFKDKDVRDDFNEGLKHLKDSGRYQQIYNKYLK, encoded by the coding sequence ATGATAAAAAGAATCTTTTTGGTGTTTTTGATACAGTTTTTATTTATTAGTATTTCTTCAAGAGTCGAAGCTAAAGAAATAAAAGTAGCTGTAGGTTTTGCAGTTGCGCCATATATAATAGCTGATACCCAAAGCGGCATTGAACTTGATATCATTCGAGAAGCTCTGGAATATAAAGGGTATAGCATGAAAACCATTCATGTTCCTTTTATAGAAATTGATCGGGCAATTATTGACAAGGGTGCAGATGCTATAGCCACAGTTGAGGAAAAGATAGGTATTGACGGTCATTTCTCTGATCACGTAATTACATATACTAATTATGCAATATCTTTAGCTTCTAAAAACCTAACCATTAATTCAATAGACGATTTAATAGATAAAAAAGTTACATCATTTCAATTATCAACAAAATATTTAGGACATAAGTTTGCTGAGATGGCAGAGGCGAATCCACGCTTTAGGGAAAAAGAAAAACATACATTGTCAATAAAAGTGTTATTTAACGAGCAGTCGGATGTCGCTATTATGGATAAGAATATTTTTCTTTATTATAGCAAAGATGTAAAAGATGAAGCTGATACCACCAAACCTGTCATATATCATGACATATTTCCTGCTAATGAATATAAAGTAGTCTTCAAGGATAAAGATGTTCGTGATGATTTTAATGAAGGCTTAAAGCACCTCAAAGATTCAGGTCGTTATCAGCAAATATATAATAAATATTTAAAATAA
- a CDS encoding response regulator, with amino-acid sequence MVFVNKVLNLSIKNKLALLVTAIGTISIMMLSIFFIIYYTKSMKESSLKEINLLLNIVGESNIDPLIHDNRNLAKKKLESLSAKLSIKAACLYGEYDELVASYLRKSSKMQCPEDINKDLVQDKNGFALSEPILYRDYLVGTLYIYSDLSHIKNTVTKFIIYAVIAAVIAVMLSLILITFFRKIITNPVRNLLQTSELISNTGNYDIRVEKMYSDEIGDLVDYFNEMIHNISKREKSLQEAVIVSEKANKAKSEFLANMSHEIRTPMNGIMGMVSLLLRTKLDDKQKNFANTIMSSSTALLDIINDILDISKIESGSLNIEKAPFDLRSVCNAIILLLLSVAQDKGIELILYYPAKSPSHFEGDSKHIRQILFNLVGNAIKFTDKGYVSLIIRIITDNNDNYAHISFEVKDTGVGIAKDQQKTIFDKFIQADASTTRIYGGTGLGLAIAYNLVKLMGGELVVDSDKNKGSTFSFTIQLKKSKEITPVETLLKLGDNDVLDGIKILIVDDVELNCVIIQEHLNTIPNISLESSQFPKRALDVIMENCACGNSFDIAIIDYLMPEIDGIEFAKIIREKVGKDILLIALSSVVNCDISRFEKAGFNAFLSKPVHGDSLISILQKLYSLHKDGLLDGIKTEHFFYDIKPLNDDLSIIDEDDVKGNTDITNENDSNQVLLVEDNRVNQMVAKQMLEDCGCVVTIANNGKEAVDVVKVKRFDLILMDCQMPIMDGYQATKLILEHYRDNQYLCPPIIALTANALVGDKEICLNAGMTDFLPKPITIEKIEDTLRKLRDTSE; translated from the coding sequence ATGGTGTTTGTAAATAAAGTACTTAACTTATCTATAAAAAATAAATTAGCGCTTCTTGTAACTGCGATAGGTACAATTAGTATAATGATGCTAAGTATCTTTTTTATCATCTACTATACAAAATCAATGAAGGAATCTTCTCTTAAAGAAATAAATCTTTTACTCAATATTGTAGGAGAAAGTAATATTGACCCTCTTATCCATGACAATAGAAATCTTGCAAAGAAAAAGCTAGAATCTCTTTCTGCAAAATTATCTATTAAGGCTGCCTGTTTATATGGAGAATACGATGAGTTAGTAGCATCATATTTACGTAAAAGTAGCAAGATGCAGTGTCCTGAAGATATCAATAAAGATTTAGTGCAGGATAAAAACGGTTTTGCGTTATCAGAGCCTATTTTATACAGAGATTATTTAGTTGGTACTTTATATATTTATTCAGATTTGAGTCATATAAAGAATACGGTAACAAAATTTATCATTTATGCGGTTATCGCAGCTGTAATTGCTGTTATGTTAAGTTTAATACTTATTACGTTTTTCAGAAAGATTATTACAAACCCTGTCAGAAACTTGTTGCAAACATCGGAGTTAATTTCAAATACAGGCAACTACGATATTCGAGTAGAAAAAATGTATTCTGATGAAATCGGAGACTTGGTAGATTATTTTAACGAAATGATTCATAATATTTCAAAGCGTGAAAAAAGCCTCCAAGAGGCTGTAATAGTATCTGAAAAAGCTAATAAGGCAAAGAGTGAGTTCCTTGCTAATATGAGCCATGAAATACGAACACCCATGAATGGGATAATGGGAATGGTATCATTACTTTTGCGTACGAAGCTTGATGATAAGCAAAAGAATTTTGCAAATACTATTATGTCTTCAAGTACGGCACTTCTTGATATCATTAATGATATTTTGGACATATCAAAAATCGAGTCAGGTAGTCTTAATATTGAAAAAGCACCGTTTGATTTAAGAAGTGTATGCAATGCGATAATCTTATTGCTTTTATCAGTAGCACAAGATAAAGGGATTGAATTAATTTTATATTACCCTGCTAAATCACCTTCTCATTTTGAAGGTGATTCTAAACATATAAGACAAATACTTTTCAATCTTGTTGGCAATGCCATAAAATTTACTGACAAAGGATATGTGTCACTTATAATTAGAATAATTACAGATAATAATGATAATTATGCACACATTAGCTTTGAGGTTAAAGATACAGGTGTTGGAATAGCTAAAGATCAACAAAAAACAATATTTGATAAATTTATTCAGGCTGATGCGTCTACAACTAGAATATATGGAGGAACTGGCTTAGGCTTGGCGATTGCGTATAACCTTGTAAAATTAATGGGAGGTGAATTAGTTGTTGATAGTGACAAAAACAAAGGGTCTACATTCTCTTTCACGATACAGCTGAAAAAAAGTAAAGAAATTACTCCGGTAGAAACCTTACTTAAGCTCGGTGATAATGATGTTCTTGATGGAATAAAAATTCTTATAGTCGATGATGTAGAATTAAACTGTGTAATTATACAAGAGCATCTTAATACTATCCCTAATATTTCTTTAGAAAGCTCTCAATTTCCAAAGCGTGCGTTAGATGTTATTATGGAAAATTGCGCATGTGGTAATAGTTTTGATATTGCTATAATTGATTATTTAATGCCTGAAATAGACGGTATAGAATTTGCGAAGATTATTCGTGAAAAAGTTGGTAAGGATATACTCTTAATAGCTTTGTCATCGGTAGTAAATTGTGATATATCAAGATTTGAGAAAGCTGGGTTTAATGCTTTTCTTTCTAAGCCAGTTCATGGTGATAGTCTTATATCTATTTTACAAAAACTATATAGTTTGCATAAAGATGGTTTACTGGATGGTATAAAAACTGAACACTTTTTTTATGATATAAAGCCTCTAAACGATGATTTATCTATTATTGATGAGGATGATGTTAAAGGAAATACTGATATTACTAATGAGAACGATAGCAACCAGGTTCTCTTGGTTGAAGACAATCGTGTAAATCAAATGGTTGCAAAACAAATGCTTGAAGACTGCGGTTGCGTTGTAACTATAGCTAATAATGGCAAGGAGGCCGTTGATGTCGTTAAAGTTAAACGTTTTGATTTAATACTTATGGATTGTCAAATGCCAATTATGGACGGATATCAGGCTACAAAATTAATTCTAGAGCATTACCGTGACAATCAATATTTGTGTCCTCCAATAATAGCACTAACTGCTAATGCACTTGTTGGTGATAAAGAAATATGCTTGAATGCAGGTATGACAGATTTTCTCCCTAAGCCCATAACTATAGAAAAGATAGAAGATACCTTACGAAAGTTAAGAGATACCTCCGAGTAG
- a CDS encoding DUF5020 family protein, with protein sequence MRIVIPILKLLKTCTICSLICLTSNIAYADNWQSNSITFSHGGNYQLGDQDREIITFEHANGWEYGDTFFFTDISFLENSSTKVYGELHPRISLGKVLDKQLDYGIINDVLIATQLEFGSDNIRVYLYGLGTNVKIPGFSYFMLNGYVRDNENLSGSTYQISAVWDYRFPIGNRKMTINGFADWAGGEDNLEENLTIVPQFLLDIGDVWNKPNRLYGGLEYQYWHNKFGVNGIEEHAPQAIVKFIF encoded by the coding sequence ATGAGGATTGTTATACCTATCTTAAAATTATTAAAAACATGCACCATATGCTCTTTGATTTGCTTAACATCAAATATTGCATATGCGGATAACTGGCAATCTAATAGTATTACTTTTTCTCATGGAGGAAACTATCAGCTTGGCGATCAAGACCGGGAAATTATAACATTTGAGCATGCAAATGGTTGGGAGTATGGGGATACATTCTTTTTTACTGACATAAGTTTCTTGGAAAACTCCAGTACAAAGGTATATGGGGAATTACATCCGCGGATAAGTTTGGGCAAGGTTCTAGATAAGCAACTAGACTATGGGATTATAAATGATGTGTTGATTGCGACACAGCTTGAATTCGGCAGTGACAATATCAGAGTGTATTTATACGGACTGGGCACAAATGTTAAAATACCAGGATTTAGTTATTTTATGTTAAATGGGTATGTGCGTGATAACGAAAATTTAAGCGGCTCAACTTATCAGATTAGTGCTGTTTGGGACTACCGGTTTCCTATAGGAAACCGAAAAATGACTATTAACGGTTTTGCTGATTGGGCAGGTGGGGAAGATAATTTGGAAGAAAACCTAACTATAGTTCCACAATTCCTTCTTGATATAGGTGATGTTTGGAATAAGCCAAATAGGTTGTATGGTGGACTAGAATACCAGTATTGGCATAATAAATTTGGTGTCAATGGCATAGAAGAGCACGCCCCCCAAGCAATTGTTAAATTTATATTCTAA
- a CDS encoding transposase encodes MTKKRSFYSPEFKNQAISLVREANHSASEVARELGINVNTLYNWLSSVTDESIKNPVNDNIVAENKRLKKALAQAELERDILKKAAAYFAKEIQ; translated from the coding sequence ATGACAAAGAAAAGGAGTTTTTATTCGCCTGAATTTAAGAATCAGGCAATTTCGCTGGTTCGTGAGGCTAATCATTCTGCATCTGAGGTTGCCAGAGAGCTTGGAATCAACGTTAATACGCTTTATAATTGGCTCAGTTCTGTGACGGACGAATCCATTAAGAATCCTGTTAATGACAATATTGTCGCAGAAAATAAACGTCTGAAAAAAGCATTGGCACAGGCTGAGTTGGAACGTGACATCTTAAAAAAGGCGGCAGCGTATTTTGCCAAGGAAATTCAGTAA